One window of the Cryptomeria japonica chromosome 7, Sugi_1.0, whole genome shotgun sequence genome contains the following:
- the LOC131051482 gene encoding F-box/kelch-repeat protein At5g60570-like, producing MRVSYQWHSNLRAVNKQWREAVNSNWFYQDRKRYCIWEQIIWLIQDNRKVFLYYPLKNYWEILPPVPILSGFCGCCSKCICVNHKLIIIEGSVARTEMKVHSVFLYDFRSSKWSRGADMPTARAHFACSASPEGQIYIAGGMDNDEKSEFGAAVYDVEQNKWELLPDMNQSGGFTGAFLDDKFWVMKGNLQEVFDVNTKTWASQESA from the coding sequence ATGAGGGTTTCATACCAGTGGCACAGCAATCTCAGAGCTGTGAATAAACAGTGGAGGGAAGCAGTGAACAGCAATTGGTTCTATCAAGACAGGAAACGCTATTGTATTTGGGAGCAAATCATATGGCTGATTCAAGACAACAGAAAGGTATTTCTATACTACCCACTCAAAAACTATTGGGAAATACTGCCTCCAGTTCCAATCCTGTCTGGATTCTGTGGGTGCTGTAGTAAGTGCATTTGTGTCAACCATAAGCTAATCATCATAGAGGGTTCTGTAGCAAGAACAGAAATGAAAGTTCACTCTGTTTTTCTTTATGATTTTAGATCCTCCAAATGGTCCAGGGGCGCTGATATGCCCACAGCGAGAGCTCACTTTGCCTGCTCTGCATCCCCTGAAGGCCAGATTTACATTGCAGGAGGGATGgacaatgatgagaaatctgaattTGGGGCAGCGGTTTATGATGTTGAACAGAACAAGTGGGAACTGCTTCCTGATATGAATCAATCAGGAGGTTTTACTGGTGCATTTCTTGATGATAAATTTTGGGTTATGAAAGGCAACTTGCAAGAGGTTTTTGATGTGAATACAAAAACATGGGCGTCACAGGAAAGTGCATAG